The Deltaproteobacteria bacterium genome segment CCATCCGCCCGCTCCGGGGTCTCGCCAACCCGCTGCCGACGCTGCGGAATGCGCGAGACGACCCCGTTCCCGAACGATCGGCCCCGTTTCCGGACGACCGGCAGCGGGCTCTGCGAATCGGAGGTGAGCTCGAATGGGCGATGCATGGATCGTCGACGCGGTGCGAACCCCGCGCGGCCGCGGCAAGAAGGACTCGGGGTCGCTTTCCGGCGTCCATCCCCAGGAGCTGTTCGCGCAGACGCTCGAGGCCCTGCGCCAGCGCAACGGCTTCGATCCGCGCGACGTCGAGGACGTCGTGGCGGGCTGCGTCTCCGCGGTGGGCGAGCAGGGCGCCTGCATCGCGCGCATGGCCGTGCTCGCGGCGGGCTGGGACCCGAGGACGGCGAGCGGCGTCACCCTCAACCGCTTCTGCGGCTCCGGCCAGCAGGCGGTGAACTTCGGCGCGCTGGGCGTGATGGCCGGCCAGCAGGACCTGGTCGTCGCGGGCGGCGTCGAGTCGATGTCGCGCCAGCCGATGGGCAGCGACGGGGCCGGCCTCGACGGCCACAACCGGCGCGTGCGAGAGCTCCACCCGCTCGTGCCCCAGGGCATCTCCGCGGACCTGATCGCGACGATCGAGGGCTTCTCGCGCGAGGACCTCGACCGCTTCGCGGCCCGCAGCCAGGAGCGCTGCGCGCTCGCCCAGAAGGAGGGGCGCTTCGACAAGAGCCTGATCCCGGTGCGCGGCCCGGACGGGGCGATCGCGCTCGAGCGCGACGAGCACCCGCGCGCCGGCACCACGCTCGAGTCGCTGGCCAAGCTGGCGCCGTCCTTCGAAGGCATGGGCGGCTACGTGCAGAAGGGCGACACCCTCTCCTTCGACGCCAAGGCCAAGACCCGCTACCCGGAGGTGCGCGAGATCCACCACGTCCACCACGCCGGCAACTCGTCGGGCATCGTGGACGGCGCCGCGGCGGTGCTGATCGCGTCGCCGGACTACGCGAAGGCGCACGGGCTGCGCCCCCGCGCGCGCTTCGTCGCGATGGCCACCGCCGCCGACGAGCCGGTGATCATGCTGACCGCCCCCACGCCCGCCTCGCAGCGCGTGCTGAAGAAGGCCGGCATGACGATCCGCGACATCGACCTCGTCGAGATCAACGAGGCCTTCGCGGCGATCCCGCTCAAGACCATGCGCGACCTCGACATGGACCCCGAGCGCGTCAACGTGAACGGCGGCGCGATCGCGCTCGGCCACCCGCTCGGCGCGACGGGTGCGATGCTGATCGGCACGGTCCTCGACGAGCTCGAGCGCCGCGACCTCGCGCGCGGCCTCGTGACCATGTGCATCGGTGGTGGGATGGGCATCGCCACGATCATCGAGAGGGTCTGACATGATCGACTTCCAGCCGACCGACGAGCAGCAGCTCGTCATCGACACCGTGCACAACTTTGCCCAGAACGAGGTCCGGCCGGTGGCGCGCGAGTGCGAGGAGGCGGCGAAGCTGCCCGAGAAGGTCCTCGCGGCGGCGCACGAGCTCGGGCTCGTGGCCAACGCGCTACCGGAGGCGGCGGGCGGCGGCGGCGAGCGCAGCGCGGTGACCGGCGCGCTGGTGGCCGAGGAGCTCGCCTGGGGCGACCTGGCGATCGCGCTGGCGATCCTCTCGCCGGGGCTCTCGGCGCTGCCGATCGCCGAGTGGGGGGACGGCGCGCAGCAGCAGTCGCTCGGGCGCTTCGTCGGCGCGAGCTTCGTGCCGGGCTCGCTCGCGGTCGTCGAGCCGCGCTTCGACTCGGATCCCTTCCGGCCCGCCACCACCGCGCGCCGCAACGGCGGCAGCTTCGTGCTCGACGGCGCCAAGTGCTTCGTGCCCTGGCTCGACGGCGGCAGCGAGACGCTGGTGGTGGCGAGCGAGGGCGGCGCCCCCGCGCTCTTCGTCGTGCCGCGCGACGCCGCCGGGCTGCGCGCCGAGCGCGAGCGCAACATGGGGATCGCCGCGCTGCCGACGGCGGAGCTGACACTCTCGAGCGTACGAGTGCCGGAAGGGGCCCGGCTCGCGCGCGCCGACCTGCGCCGGCTCGTGGCCCAGGGTCGGGTGGCGATGGCGGCGATGGCCGTCGGTGTGGCTCGGGCCGCCTTCGAGGTGGCCCGTGACTACGCGAAGGAGCGTCAGGTGTTCGGCGTGCCGGTGGCGACCAAGCAGGCGATCGCCTTCAAGCTCGCCGACATGGCGATCGAGATCGACGGCGCGCGCCTGCTGGCCTGGGAGGCGGCCTGGAAGCTCGATCGCGGCGAGGACGCCACCCGCGAGGCGCTGCTCGCGCGCCGCCAGGCGGCGCGCACGGCACTCGACGTGGCGGACGGCGCCGTGCAGGTGCTCGGCGGCCACGGCTACATCCGCGACTACCTGCCCGAGCTGCACCTGCGCAACGCGCGCGGCTTCGCGTCGTTCGAAGCGCTGGCGCTGGTCTAGACGAGAGAGAGGAGGAAAGCCATGGCCATCTCCTTCGAG includes the following:
- a CDS encoding acyl-CoA dehydrogenase family protein encodes the protein MIDFQPTDEQQLVIDTVHNFAQNEVRPVARECEEAAKLPEKVLAAAHELGLVANALPEAAGGGGERSAVTGALVAEELAWGDLAIALAILSPGLSALPIAEWGDGAQQQSLGRFVGASFVPGSLAVVEPRFDSDPFRPATTARRNGGSFVLDGAKCFVPWLDGGSETLVVASEGGAPALFVVPRDAAGLRAERERNMGIAALPTAELTLSSVRVPEGARLARADLRRLVAQGRVAMAAMAVGVARAAFEVARDYAKERQVFGVPVATKQAIAFKLADMAIEIDGARLLAWEAAWKLDRGEDATREALLARRQAARTALDVADGAVQVLGGHGYIRDYLPELHLRNARGFASFEALALV
- a CDS encoding acetyl-CoA C-acetyltransferase; its protein translation is MGDAWIVDAVRTPRGRGKKDSGSLSGVHPQELFAQTLEALRQRNGFDPRDVEDVVAGCVSAVGEQGACIARMAVLAAGWDPRTASGVTLNRFCGSGQQAVNFGALGVMAGQQDLVVAGGVESMSRQPMGSDGAGLDGHNRRVRELHPLVPQGISADLIATIEGFSREDLDRFAARSQERCALAQKEGRFDKSLIPVRGPDGAIALERDEHPRAGTTLESLAKLAPSFEGMGGYVQKGDTLSFDAKAKTRYPEVREIHHVHHAGNSSGIVDGAAAVLIASPDYAKAHGLRPRARFVAMATAADEPVIMLTAPTPASQRVLKKAGMTIRDIDLVEINEAFAAIPLKTMRDLDMDPERVNVNGGAIALGHPLGATGAMLIGTVLDELERRDLARGLVTMCIGGGMGIATIIERV